From a region of the bacterium genome:
- a CDS encoding GNAT family N-acetyltransferase produces MTGDLRYVNLEARWARELEALELRSFPSVNPADLYNARELVELAEVFPEGGFVVLDGETPIAMGLGVRVHFDLSRPQHRMKDLMSGQHKAGHDPTGEWYYGTDIAVDPRYRRRGIGSRLYDLRKEVCRTLGLRGIIAGGVIPGYAAHKDDMSAAEYVEKVAGGELYDRTLSFQIENGFEARGVLENYMEDPDVDNWASLIVWEVR; encoded by the coding sequence GTGACCGGCGACCTCCGCTACGTGAACCTGGAGGCCCGATGGGCCCGCGAACTGGAGGCGCTCGAGCTCCGGTCGTTCCCCAGCGTGAACCCCGCCGATCTGTACAACGCCCGGGAGCTGGTCGAGCTGGCCGAGGTCTTCCCCGAAGGGGGTTTTGTGGTGCTGGACGGGGAGACGCCCATCGCCATGGGCCTGGGGGTGAGGGTCCACTTCGACCTGTCCCGCCCCCAGCACCGCATGAAGGACCTCATGTCCGGGCAGCACAAGGCCGGACACGATCCCACCGGTGAGTGGTACTACGGCACCGACATCGCGGTGGACCCCCGCTACCGCCGCCGCGGGATCGGCAGCCGCCTCTACGACCTGCGCAAGGAGGTGTGCCGGACCCTCGGCCTGCGGGGCATCATCGCCGGAGGGGTGATCCCCGGATACGCTGCGCACAAGGACGACATGTCCGCCGCCGAGTACGTGGAGAAGGTGGCCGGCGGCGAGCTCTACGACCGGACCCTGAGCTTCCAGATCGAGAACGGCTTCGAGGCGCGCGGGGTGCTGGAGAACTACATGGAGGACCCCGACGTAGACAACTGGGCCTCCCTGATCGTGTGGGAGGTCCGCTAG
- a CDS encoding N-acetylmuramoyl-L-alanine amidase produces the protein MSERRASLLLGGVVLVGLGLLAASGNEAESPGSTRPEPPDTVVAGLPPEPVPASPTATYPEEEQPKAGADGGVPPAVTMLPTVITPLGIPVAVIGRSGTGYLVRTPCGDAAEVSTGDPIEKARVVLDPGHGGRWNTGAIGPNDLVESDLNLRLSRAVRDELADRGVPAVITRTGDYGMLISVRAAFADALRALGAEALISIHHNAPTWGRSNVPGTEVYVQSATTQRARSDSARLGGLLYEEITAALATFDHIAWSRLRDAGVLRVLLPGGEDAYGIVRRPAVPTALIEYGYLSNPSEAALFATDQYLTVAARTTADAIEAYLSSDRPGTGFIREPRVFHSHSHSGSVRCDDPPLE, from the coding sequence TTGTCTGAACGACGAGCGTCCCTTCTCCTGGGAGGCGTCGTCCTCGTCGGGCTCGGGCTCCTCGCGGCGAGCGGGAACGAAGCCGAGAGCCCGGGGTCGACCCGGCCGGAGCCGCCAGACACCGTGGTAGCCGGCCTTCCGCCCGAGCCGGTCCCGGCCTCGCCGACGGCGACCTACCCGGAGGAGGAACAGCCGAAGGCGGGCGCCGATGGCGGTGTCCCCCCGGCCGTGACCATGCTGCCGACCGTCATTACCCCGCTCGGGATTCCGGTAGCGGTCATCGGACGCAGCGGCACGGGCTACCTGGTTCGGACGCCGTGCGGCGACGCGGCTGAGGTCTCCACCGGCGATCCGATCGAGAAGGCGCGTGTCGTGCTGGATCCGGGCCATGGGGGGAGGTGGAACACCGGCGCGATAGGACCCAACGACCTCGTGGAGAGCGATCTGAACCTGAGGCTCAGCCGCGCCGTCCGGGACGAACTCGCCGATCGCGGCGTTCCCGCCGTGATCACCCGCACCGGCGACTACGGGATGCTGATCTCGGTCCGCGCCGCCTTCGCGGATGCCCTCCGGGCCCTCGGGGCCGAGGCGTTGATATCGATCCACCACAACGCGCCAACCTGGGGCCGAAGCAACGTCCCGGGCACCGAGGTGTACGTGCAGTCCGCTACCACCCAGCGAGCCCGCTCCGACTCCGCTCGCCTTGGCGGGCTGCTTTACGAGGAGATCACAGCCGCACTGGCCACGTTCGACCACATCGCATGGAGCCGCCTGCGCGATGCCGGCGTGCTGCGCGTCCTACTCCCGGGCGGAGAGGACGCCTACGGGATCGTACGCCGTCCGGCTGTCCCGACCGCCCTGATCGAGTATGGGTACCTGTCCAATCCCTCCGAAGCCGCGCTGTTCGCCACCGACCAATACCTGACGGTGGCGGCCAGGACCACCGCTGACGCCATCGAGGCCTACCTGTCCTCCGACCGCCCTGGCACCGGATTCATCCGGGAACCACGCGTGTTCCACTCGCACTCGCACTCAGGCTCCGTCCGTTGTGACGATCCCCCCTTGGAATAG
- a CDS encoding YceI family protein: MRSTRFIRGATVVIVCMAIAAVGWWSLRADGPEPVNLEEAVALLETAAGENGGSSAFEPEGRSLASAPTTEGPGTTSSAGPDAPATASTTSASHHTLPAVIETRSLDTEAAGLAGVWTVATTEGADGPTDEAPVSFAGYRVVEVLAGGVDESTVVGRTAAVSGAIELSGGALVAATVEVAMATLRTDDSHRDSHAREALNTGEFPLAVFNLVEPVELPARILDGESLSTAAVGDLTINGVTNRGVIDLEAQLAGDTIVVVGSAPVIFSDFGVTAPMSVAVISVEDHGIMEFQLFFTR, encoded by the coding sequence ATGAGGAGCACCAGGTTCATCAGGGGAGCAACGGTCGTGATCGTGTGTATGGCCATCGCCGCGGTCGGATGGTGGAGCCTGCGGGCCGACGGACCGGAGCCCGTCAACCTCGAGGAGGCTGTGGCTCTTCTGGAGACCGCAGCCGGCGAGAACGGCGGCTCGTCGGCGTTCGAACCCGAAGGCCGTAGTTTGGCCTCCGCGCCGACCACCGAAGGCCCCGGAACGACATCGAGCGCCGGACCCGATGCTCCCGCCACCGCATCGACCACCTCTGCTAGCCATCACACCCTGCCAGCCGTCATCGAGACGAGATCTTTGGACACCGAGGCGGCCGGATTGGCGGGGGTATGGACCGTAGCTACCACCGAAGGCGCCGATGGGCCGACCGACGAAGCCCCGGTCAGCTTTGCCGGCTACCGGGTGGTGGAGGTGCTGGCCGGCGGTGTTGACGAGTCCACTGTGGTGGGTCGCACCGCCGCGGTGTCCGGTGCCATCGAGTTGAGCGGCGGCGCTCTGGTGGCCGCGACGGTGGAGGTCGCGATGGCCACTCTGCGCACCGACGACAGCCACCGTGACAGCCATGCGCGGGAAGCCCTCAACACCGGGGAGTTTCCGCTGGCCGTATTCAACCTCGTAGAGCCCGTGGAGTTGCCCGCCCGGATACTCGACGGCGAGAGTCTCTCGACTGCGGCCGTAGGAGACCTCACCATCAACGGAGTCACCAACCGCGGCGTGATCGATCTGGAGGCTCAACTCGCCGGGGACACCATCGTGGTCGTGGGATCGGCTCCGGTGATCTTCAGCGACTTCGGAGTGACCGCTCCGATGTCCGTCGCCGTCATCTCGGTCGAAGACCACGGCATCATGGAGTTCCAACTCTTCTTCACCCGTTGA
- a CDS encoding HAMP domain-containing sensor histidine kinase yields MQRRLSIAVVGTVAVALVLAGIVTLALVRRTDRHAIQQVLEQEADVLASLMATVHVEDDDHSHLGSHLSSHLNRAAENLDRKDVAVLLLDGGELIGDLPENVPAEGLHPLASGATGSITGIQGSTAWAAATEQAGSVTIVVVLTDTADQFLAAVMRWLGVSAAISLALGVVVAVMLGRRLARPLGQARDATRLIAGGDLSARVPVEEHRRDEISELSTSINEMAASLERSQSLEQRFLMSISHDLRTPLTSIRGYGEAISDGTADNRAQAAEVIVSEAIRLERLVGDLLDLARLDAREFTLESRLADVGTVVEEVCAGFSQGAADRSLELRVIREEPVMAWCDPVRVAQVVANLVQNALKFADSLVRVESRIENEGQKAWAVVTVDDDGPGISREDRPHVFERLYVARHTPRIEESGSGLGLTIVAELTEVMGGTVSVSARRPTGTRITVQLPATEQ; encoded by the coding sequence GTGCAGCGGCGGCTGTCGATCGCGGTGGTGGGAACGGTCGCTGTGGCCCTGGTGCTGGCCGGAATCGTGACCCTTGCCCTGGTGCGCCGGACCGATCGCCACGCGATCCAGCAGGTGCTGGAGCAGGAGGCCGACGTTCTGGCCAGCCTGATGGCGACGGTCCACGTGGAGGATGACGACCACTCGCACCTCGGTTCCCACCTGAGTTCGCACCTGAACCGGGCCGCCGAGAATCTGGATCGTAAGGACGTGGCCGTCCTGCTCCTCGATGGCGGGGAGCTTATCGGCGACCTGCCCGAGAACGTGCCGGCCGAGGGCCTCCACCCGCTGGCCTCGGGAGCCACCGGGTCGATCACCGGGATCCAGGGCTCCACCGCGTGGGCGGCGGCCACGGAACAAGCGGGCTCGGTGACGATCGTCGTGGTTCTGACCGACACCGCCGATCAGTTCCTGGCAGCGGTGATGCGATGGTTGGGGGTGTCGGCGGCCATATCGCTGGCCCTGGGAGTGGTGGTGGCCGTGATGCTGGGCCGCCGGCTCGCCAGGCCGCTCGGCCAGGCCCGTGACGCCACCCGGTTGATCGCGGGCGGCGACCTCAGCGCCCGTGTTCCGGTGGAGGAGCATCGGAGGGACGAGATCAGCGAGTTGTCGACCTCGATCAACGAGATGGCCGCCTCGCTGGAACGCTCCCAGAGCCTGGAGCAGCGATTCTTGATGTCCATCTCCCATGACCTGCGCACACCGCTCACCTCCATTAGGGGCTACGGAGAGGCCATCTCTGATGGCACGGCGGACAACCGGGCGCAGGCCGCCGAGGTCATCGTCTCCGAGGCGATCCGCTTGGAGCGGCTGGTGGGTGACCTGCTGGACCTAGCCCGGCTGGATGCCAGGGAGTTCACACTGGAGAGTCGGCTGGCGGATGTGGGCACGGTGGTGGAAGAGGTGTGCGCCGGATTCTCCCAGGGCGCGGCCGATCGGAGCCTCGAGTTGCGGGTGATCCGCGAGGAGCCCGTCATGGCCTGGTGCGACCCGGTGCGGGTAGCCCAGGTCGTTGCCAATCTGGTTCAGAATGCCCTCAAGTTCGCCGATTCCCTGGTACGGGTCGAGTCTCGGATCGAGAACGAGGGACAGAAGGCCTGGGCCGTTGTCACAGTGGACGACGACGGTCCCGGTATCAGCCGCGAGGACCGGCCCCACGTGTTCGAACGCCTCTACGTGGCGCGACACACGCCCCGAATCGAAGAGTCCGGCTCGGGTTTGGGCCTGACCATCGTGGCGGAGTTGACCGAGGTCATGGGCGGCACGGTGAGCGTGTCCGCCCGCCGGCCCACCGGCACCCGAATCACCGTGCAGCTCCCCGCTACGGAACAGTAG
- a CDS encoding response regulator transcription factor, protein MAVSGASKTVVVVVEDDPNIARLVDMYLRQDGYRVYKAADGATGLDRIKQYRPKLVILDIGLPGDMDGIQLCRELRATSDIPIIMLTARDSEVDRIVGLELGADDYVTKPFSPGELVARIRAVLRRVDAGARAVLSPILESGEVEVDTARREVRLRGGLVPVTAREFDLLQYMLENTGQVLSRRQLLDGVWGWDWVGDERTVDVHVFQLRKKLGNALRVTTVRGVGYLLD, encoded by the coding sequence GTGGCTGTGAGCGGAGCAAGTAAGACCGTCGTCGTGGTGGTGGAAGACGACCCGAATATCGCCCGCCTCGTGGACATGTACCTGCGCCAGGACGGCTACCGGGTGTACAAGGCGGCGGACGGCGCCACGGGGCTCGACCGTATCAAGCAGTACCGGCCCAAGCTGGTCATCCTCGACATCGGGCTTCCGGGCGATATGGACGGCATCCAGCTATGCCGGGAACTGAGGGCCACCTCCGATATCCCCATCATCATGCTCACCGCCCGTGACAGCGAGGTCGACCGTATCGTCGGGCTGGAGCTGGGCGCCGATGACTACGTGACCAAGCCGTTCTCACCGGGGGAGCTGGTAGCGAGGATTCGCGCCGTGCTGCGGCGCGTCGACGCCGGGGCCAGGGCCGTTCTGTCCCCGATCCTGGAGAGCGGGGAAGTCGAGGTGGACACCGCCCGCCGCGAGGTGCGCCTGAGGGGCGGCCTGGTGCCGGTCACCGCGCGGGAGTTCGACCTGCTCCAGTACATGCTCGAGAACACGGGACAGGTCCTCAGCCGTCGCCAATTGCTGGACGGCGTGTGGGGATGGGACTGGGTGGGTGACGAGCGCACCGTGGACGTCCACGTGTTCCAACTCCGCAAGAAGCTCGGCAATGCTCTGCGGGTCACTACCGTGCGTGGCGTGGGCTACCTGCTGGACTGA
- a CDS encoding histidine phosphatase family protein, giving the protein MKRVLLVRHGESEANAGEIWQGATSSPLTARGRHQAGLAADRLAGRRFDLVESSDLERSLHTAEIAGFRPRVETVWREGDIGVWEGRPGEWVEAHYGHDLVRLQEDYDLRMGETGESPRQVSERGWTALAALVGRLEEGQIGLVFTHGGLIELVLWRLLGLPIGRRRLGFLSNTSFCELALDGEEASILRYNDAAHLGPVSYWADFTRDGGGIVIDLIRHGVTQANLERRAQGRVDSDLHPVGREQARRLASWIGTADEVFSSTLRRAASTAELAFGRPPVLVDELVEMSFGEWEGELWEELEASGRLGGYPHDGQDIRRGGTGETWSEVQDRVTGFISSLTDAYAGRRLAATSHGGAIKAYSTAILGFDYGKAGSLGPLDNTSVTQVAVAPDGHPTLATYNITHHLEGREG; this is encoded by the coding sequence GTGAAACGGGTGCTGCTGGTCCGCCACGGGGAGTCCGAAGCCAACGCCGGCGAGATCTGGCAGGGTGCAACCTCCTCGCCGTTGACCGCCCGGGGCCGCCATCAGGCCGGATTGGCCGCCGACCGGCTGGCCGGCCGGCGGTTCGATCTGGTGGAGAGCTCCGATCTCGAGCGGTCCCTTCACACCGCCGAGATAGCGGGCTTCCGGCCGCGGGTGGAGACGGTGTGGCGGGAAGGCGACATCGGTGTCTGGGAGGGCCGGCCCGGCGAGTGGGTCGAAGCCCACTACGGCCACGATCTGGTCCGGCTTCAGGAGGACTACGACCTGCGGATGGGCGAGACCGGTGAGTCACCCCGCCAGGTGTCCGAGCGCGGCTGGACGGCCCTGGCAGCCCTGGTGGGCCGGCTCGAGGAGGGGCAGATCGGGCTGGTGTTCACCCACGGCGGCCTGATCGAGCTGGTGCTGTGGCGGCTGCTCGGCCTGCCGATAGGGCGCCGCCGCCTCGGGTTCCTGTCCAACACCTCCTTCTGCGAGCTGGCGTTGGACGGCGAGGAGGCGTCCATCCTGCGCTACAACGACGCCGCCCATCTCGGGCCGGTGTCGTACTGGGCCGACTTCACCCGGGACGGTGGCGGCATCGTGATCGATCTGATCCGTCACGGTGTCACCCAGGCCAACCTGGAACGGCGGGCCCAGGGACGGGTCGACAGCGATCTGCATCCCGTGGGACGGGAACAGGCTCGGCGGTTGGCGTCATGGATCGGGACAGCCGACGAGGTTTTCTCCTCCACGCTGAGAAGGGCGGCGTCCACGGCGGAGTTGGCCTTCGGGCGTCCACCGGTGCTGGTGGACGAACTCGTGGAGATGAGCTTCGGTGAGTGGGAGGGTGAGCTGTGGGAGGAGCTGGAGGCGTCGGGCCGGCTCGGCGGTTATCCCCATGACGGGCAGGACATCCGGCGGGGCGGTACCGGGGAGACATGGAGTGAGGTCCAGGACCGGGTAACCGGGTTCATCAGCAGCCTCACCGATGCCTACGCCGGGCGCCGGTTGGCGGCCACGTCACACGGCGGGGCGATCAAGGCCTATTCCACTGCGATCCTGGGATTCGACTACGGCAAGGCCGGATCGCTGGGTCCCCTGGATAACACCTCGGTCACCCAGGTGGCGGTGGCCCCGGACGGGCATCCCACGCTCGCCACCTACAACATCACCCACCACCTCGAGGGCCGGGAGGGCTAG